The Breoghania sp. genome has a segment encoding these proteins:
- a CDS encoding ABC transporter permease, producing the protein MTYHNSSPEPAISSEQTGSTVFLSLEGPWSLPHAAAAETLVQTVHVDKPVSVEIDLTGVSHLDTAGAWLIHRLRGHCEYAGARVRYKGLNDRSRVLLDEVEAHHPPMWKAKTTKLSLTWLAETTGRQMVEVAKDAVAVLHILGTLGAVMANIIVHPTRLRLVSVAHQFDRTGIGAIPIVMLMSFLIGAIITQQGGFYLRQFGADRYSVDLVGVLVLREIGVLLTAIMVAGRSGSAFTAELGSMKMQEEIDALHVIGMRVAEVLVLPRILALMLALPMLAFFADLASLAGGAMVSWVYLGINPQNFLQYLRAAIDFQTLMIGLVKAPFMAVIIGLVACVEGLKVRGSSESLGLHTTLSVVKAIFMVIVMDGLFAMFFAAIGI; encoded by the coding sequence ATGACCTATCACAATAGTTCGCCTGAACCGGCGATTTCATCCGAGCAGACGGGAAGCACGGTTTTCCTGTCATTGGAAGGTCCCTGGTCGCTGCCGCACGCAGCCGCCGCGGAGACGCTTGTCCAGACGGTTCATGTCGATAAGCCCGTCAGCGTCGAGATCGATCTGACGGGGGTCAGCCATCTCGACACCGCGGGCGCGTGGCTCATTCACCGTCTCAGGGGGCATTGCGAATATGCGGGCGCGCGCGTCCGCTACAAGGGCTTGAACGATCGCTCCCGCGTCCTGCTCGACGAGGTGGAAGCGCACCATCCTCCCATGTGGAAGGCGAAGACAACCAAGCTCTCGCTCACATGGCTGGCGGAAACAACCGGCCGCCAGATGGTCGAAGTTGCCAAGGATGCGGTCGCCGTTCTCCATATTCTCGGCACGCTGGGTGCGGTGATGGCGAACATCATCGTTCATCCGACCCGGCTCCGGCTCGTCTCCGTTGCCCACCAGTTCGACCGAACGGGCATCGGGGCCATTCCCATCGTGATGCTGATGAGCTTCCTGATCGGCGCGATCATCACCCAGCAGGGCGGTTTCTACCTGCGCCAGTTCGGAGCCGATCGCTATTCGGTCGATCTGGTGGGTGTGCTGGTGCTTCGCGAGATCGGTGTGCTGCTGACCGCGATCATGGTGGCGGGCCGTTCCGGCAGCGCGTTTACCGCCGAACTCGGCTCGATGAAGATGCAGGAGGAAATCGACGCGCTGCATGTCATCGGCATGCGGGTGGCGGAGGTGCTCGTTCTGCCGCGCATTCTGGCGCTGATGCTGGCGCTGCCGATGCTCGCCTTTTTCGCCGATCTGGCCTCGCTTGCCGGCGGCGCGATGGTGTCGTGGGTCTATCTCGGCATCAACCCGCAGAATTTCCTGCAATATCTGCGCGCGGCAATCGATTTCCAGACATTGATGATCGGGCTCGTGAAAGCGCCCTTCATGGCGGTGATCATCGGGCTGGTGGCTTGCGTGGAAGGGTTGAAGGTGCGCGGAAGCTCGGAATCGCTCGGCCTTCACACCACGCTTTCGGTGGTGAAGGCGATCTTCATGGTGATCGTGATGGACGGGCTCTTTGCCATGTTCTTCGCGGCGATCGGGATCTGA
- a CDS encoding MlaD family protein — protein METRANYIAIGSVVLVSIVAAFVFTWWLATTGEGNSRRTLRVVFPGAVTGLEVGGTVFFNGIRVGDVTRLTFAEDDPTHVVAFTAINPNTPLRADTKASLGFSGLTGVAYVELVGGSRDKPALLSAEENPELIADRSGFQDLMAGASDVLAKADKSLTSLNDLIEENRPSVTKSVENVSRFTEALASNSDGVADFMSSISDATQAFSRLSGKMEGLVAKADGLVGAVDPEQVSRFVDNMANASDKLDNALTQVDQVAVGARQVTDELTAFTKGLNEELTRISGVISAVDRDKVATIVANVETVTNRVTDKLDTMDRLVSDAQGAAASIRKTSDAVAEKSEDIAAFIETAKSVTDQLGSVAQEVERVVGETGSVISAVDPTRVGEIVASVEKVTRSLAGQSENIEGTIADARGASADLKAFTSDIRERQPDIDQVIADAKSVSGKLDEASTKVNDILVKVDGYVDGDGEGLIREATAAAKSIRIVADTLAKRVGPITDGLDRFSNRGLRNMETLIEQARVTLVEIRRVFTNFDQNPSRVLYGGEGVPVYDGERKRR, from the coding sequence ATGGAAACCCGCGCGAATTACATCGCCATCGGATCGGTCGTCCTCGTGTCGATTGTCGCAGCCTTCGTGTTCACCTGGTGGTTGGCGACGACGGGAGAGGGCAATTCGCGCCGGACGCTGCGTGTGGTCTTTCCCGGCGCCGTGACGGGCCTTGAGGTTGGCGGCACGGTCTTCTTCAACGGCATCCGCGTGGGCGACGTGACCCGGCTGACCTTTGCGGAGGATGACCCGACCCATGTTGTCGCCTTCACCGCGATCAATCCCAACACGCCGCTGCGCGCCGATACCAAGGCCTCGCTGGGCTTTTCCGGGCTCACCGGTGTCGCCTATGTGGAGCTGGTGGGCGGCTCGCGCGACAAGCCCGCGCTATTGAGCGCGGAGGAAAACCCCGAACTCATCGCGGATCGCTCAGGGTTTCAGGATCTCATGGCGGGCGCGAGCGACGTGCTGGCCAAGGCGGACAAGTCGCTCACCTCGCTCAACGATCTGATCGAGGAGAACCGGCCAAGCGTGACCAAGTCGGTGGAGAACGTCTCTCGGTTCACCGAAGCGCTGGCGTCCAACTCCGATGGCGTGGCCGACTTCATGTCCAGCATTTCCGATGCGACGCAGGCCTTTTCCCGTCTTTCCGGCAAGATGGAAGGGCTGGTTGCGAAAGCCGATGGGCTGGTAGGCGCGGTCGATCCCGAACAGGTTTCGCGTTTCGTCGACAACATGGCCAACGCCTCCGACAAGCTCGACAACGCACTGACCCAGGTGGATCAGGTTGCGGTGGGAGCGCGTCAGGTGACGGATGAGCTGACCGCCTTCACCAAGGGCCTCAACGAGGAACTGACCCGGATCAGCGGTGTCATTTCCGCGGTCGACCGGGACAAGGTCGCAACGATTGTCGCCAACGTGGAAACGGTGACCAACCGCGTCACGGACAAGCTCGATACCATGGACAGGCTGGTCAGCGATGCGCAGGGCGCCGCAGCCAGCATTCGCAAGACCAGCGACGCGGTGGCCGAAAAGTCGGAAGATATCGCCGCCTTTATCGAGACGGCGAAGTCCGTGACGGATCAGCTCGGTTCGGTGGCGCAAGAGGTGGAGCGGGTTGTCGGGGAGACCGGAAGTGTCATTTCCGCCGTCGATCCCACCCGTGTGGGCGAGATCGTCGCCTCCGTGGAGAAGGTGACCCGGAGCCTTGCCGGGCAAAGCGAGAATATCGAGGGGACGATTGCCGATGCGCGCGGTGCATCCGCGGACCTGAAAGCCTTCACCTCCGATATCCGTGAGCGCCAGCCCGATATCGATCAGGTGATCGCGGACGCGAAATCGGTTTCCGGCAAGCTCGACGAAGCCTCAACCAAGGTCAACGACATCCTGGTCAAGGTCGACGGATATGTGGATGGCGACGGTGAGGGACTGATCAGGGAAGCGACGGCGGCGGCGAAATCGATCCGTATCGTGGCCGATACGCTTGCCAAGCGCGTCGGACCGATCACCGACGGGCTGGACCGCTTCTCCAACCGTGGCCTGCGCAACATGGAAACACTGATCGAGCAGGCGCGGGTCACTCTGGTGGAGATCCGCAGGGTCTTTACCAATTTCGATCAGAACCCCAGCCGTGTTCTTTATGGCGGCGAAGGCGTTCCTGTTTATGACGGGGAACGCAAAAGGCGCTGA
- a CDS encoding ABC transporter ATP-binding protein, which translates to MESATETKQAEGFDGNGREIVLSARGVTVGFGETIVLRDLDLDVYRGEILGFVGASGTGKSVLMRAILGLTPKRAGKISVLGTDMDTASDEDRAHVERNWGVLFQQGALFSSLNVRQNIQVPMREHLDLSQRLMDELALFKLDLVGLPRDAAEKFPSELSGGMVKRASLARALAMDPEIVFLDEPTSGLDPIGAAAFDDLTRKLRDTLGLTVYMVTHDLDSLHSICDRIAVLGEKRVLVEGTMAEMLAFDHPWVQDYFNGVRGARRGKT; encoded by the coding sequence ATGGAGAGCGCGACAGAAACGAAACAGGCTGAAGGCTTCGATGGAAACGGGCGCGAAATCGTGCTGAGCGCGCGCGGGGTGACTGTCGGCTTCGGCGAGACAATCGTGCTGCGCGATCTCGACCTCGATGTCTATCGCGGCGAAATCCTCGGTTTCGTCGGGGCGTCGGGCACGGGCAAGTCGGTCCTGATGCGCGCGATCCTGGGGCTCACGCCGAAGCGGGCGGGAAAGATCTCGGTGCTGGGCACGGACATGGATACGGCCTCCGACGAGGACCGCGCCCATGTGGAGCGCAACTGGGGGGTGCTGTTCCAGCAGGGGGCCTTGTTTTCCTCGCTCAATGTGCGCCAGAACATACAGGTGCCAATGCGCGAGCATCTCGACCTCAGCCAGCGGCTGATGGACGAACTGGCCCTGTTCAAGCTGGATCTTGTCGGCCTGCCGCGCGATGCGGCGGAGAAGTTCCCGTCCGAACTGTCGGGCGGCATGGTCAAGCGGGCAAGCCTTGCGCGCGCGCTCGCCATGGATCCGGAGATCGTGTTTCTCGATGAACCGACCTCCGGGCTGGACCCGATCGGGGCGGCAGCCTTCGATGACCTGACACGGAAACTGCGCGACACGCTCGGGTTGACCGTCTACATGGTGACGCATGATCTCGACAGCCTGCATTCGATCTGCGACCGCATTGCCGTGCTGGGCGAAAAGCGGGTTCTGGTGGAGGGCACGATGGCGGAGATGCTCGCCTTCGATCATCCGTGGGTGCAGGACTATTTCAATGGCGTGAGAGGCGCGCGCCGGGGAAAGACGTGA
- a CDS encoding ABC-type transport auxiliary lipoprotein family protein: protein MALKGKVAAATRRGTALVLLGAALAGCAAITGGPAPRDIYTLSAPRDFGPSAKRSRAQILIAAPKAMAALDTDNIAVLSDNIAISYFAGAAWSDRVPQLFQRKIIESFENSGRVRAVGQPGEGLLIDYQIATDIRAFELAVDGGRVARVEFSAKIIDDRNGRVRASRTFRREAAAAGDSVNDAVSAMDRAADECLVDLVNWTLERI from the coding sequence ATGGCGCTGAAAGGGAAAGTCGCGGCTGCGACGCGACGTGGAACGGCGCTGGTGCTTCTGGGTGCGGCGCTGGCAGGCTGTGCCGCGATCACGGGCGGGCCGGCCCCGCGCGATATCTATACCCTGAGTGCGCCACGCGATTTCGGCCCCTCCGCCAAACGCAGCCGGGCGCAGATCCTGATCGCCGCGCCCAAGGCGATGGCCGCTCTGGATACCGACAATATCGCGGTTCTCTCCGACAACATTGCCATCAGCTATTTCGCCGGGGCGGCGTGGAGTGATCGCGTCCCGCAGCTGTTTCAGCGCAAGATTATCGAATCGTTTGAAAATTCCGGTCGCGTTCGCGCCGTCGGTCAGCCTGGAGAAGGGCTTTTGATCGACTATCAGATTGCGACAGATATTCGCGCCTTCGAACTCGCGGTGGATGGAGGCCGTGTGGCGCGGGTGGAGTTTTCCGCCAAGATCATCGACGACCGCAATGGTCGCGTGCGCGCTTCGCGGACCTTCCGTCGTGAGGCGGCTGCCGCCGGTGACAGCGTGAATGATGCGGTCAGCGCGATGGACCGGGCTGCGGATGAATGCCTCGTCGATCTCGTGAACTGGACGCTTGAGCGCATCTGA
- a CDS encoding YafY family protein, producing MAPRTERLLTLLQALREHRRPVSARELGAQFGVSERTIQRDCKLLAELGAPVEGEAGLGYVLADGYFLPPLSFSPLEADALLLGLRFVARRGDLELADGAASALAKVVASLDGTRATAMRTNGLAVGPSGSGDGERIGRVRRAIADEHKLEITYRDGAGADTQRVVWPIALAFFDDMEMLVAWCERREAFRHFRLDRIQTMTELCERLPAPRRILLAEYRLEEPGADL from the coding sequence ATGGCTCCGCGAACCGAACGTCTTCTCACACTCCTTCAGGCTCTTCGCGAACATCGCCGCCCGGTGAGCGCGCGGGAGCTTGGTGCGCAATTCGGTGTCAGCGAGCGCACGATCCAGCGTGACTGCAAGCTCCTGGCGGAACTTGGCGCTCCGGTCGAGGGTGAGGCGGGCCTCGGCTATGTGCTGGCGGACGGCTATTTTCTTCCGCCCCTTTCTTTTTCCCCACTGGAAGCGGATGCGCTGTTGTTGGGCCTGCGTTTCGTGGCCCGCAGGGGTGACCTGGAACTGGCGGATGGGGCGGCGAGCGCGCTCGCCAAGGTCGTTGCCAGTCTTGATGGAACGCGCGCCACGGCCATGCGCACCAACGGACTGGCGGTAGGGCCATCCGGGTCGGGCGATGGTGAGCGGATCGGACGCGTCCGGCGCGCCATTGCCGATGAGCACAAGCTCGAAATCACTTACCGCGATGGGGCAGGGGCGGACACCCAAAGGGTCGTCTGGCCGATCGCGCTCGCCTTTTTCGACGACATGGAAATGCTGGTCGCGTGGTGTGAACGGCGCGAGGCTTTTCGTCATTTCCGCCTCGACCGCATCCAGACGATGACGGAGCTCTGCGAGCGCCTTCCTGCGCCGCGCCGCATCCTGCTGGCGGAATACCGGCTGGAGGAGCCGGGCGCGGACCTCTGA